In Thunnus thynnus chromosome 20, fThuThy2.1, whole genome shotgun sequence, a single window of DNA contains:
- the LOC137172381 gene encoding somatostatin receptor type 2, with protein MDALFLPDIDYNQSYVDEHFYAEDNIDGFGITMAILYLVVCILGLAGNSLVIVAILKLDKMSSATTVYIFNLALADGLFMVGLPFIASQNFQNHWMFGDVVCKVVMVLDGINQFTSVFCLTMMSIDRYMALTYPLRFARWRTPRCAKIVSAFLWLFSLLTILPMALHFSAERGLCIPDLVSDTWWLGVLSYTFVMGFALPFTVMTVSYTVLLLTLKSKRLQATTPNHESQRLEKQVTKMVVAVVVVFGMCWLPFYTFNFCSLYQTGLVLTFARAFEVVVLLSYSWSCANPILYACLSDTFRRHFRTLLCPATKSTPSMQCNTERYDLNDTGVQNVTILA; from the coding sequence ATGGACGCGTTATTTTTACCAGATATAGACTACAATCAGAGCTATGTGGATGAGCATTTTTACGCTGAGGACAATATTGATGGTTTTGGTATCACCATGGCCATTCTCTACCTGGTGGTTTGCATCCTGGGACTGGCTGGGAACTCCCTGGTAATCGTTGCCATTTTGAAATTGGACAAAATGTCATCAGCCACCACGGTGTACATTTTCAATCTGGCACTGGCGGACGGACTCTTCATGGTTGGTCTTCCCTTCATAGCAAGCCAGAACTTCCAGAACCACTGGATGTTTGGCGATGTGGTGTGCAAAGTGGTCATGGTGCTGGACGGCATCAATCAGTTCACCAGTGTCTTCTGTCTGACGATGATGAGCATCGACCGCTACATGGCGCTGACCTACCCGCTTCGGTTCGCCCGTTGGAGAACTCCGCGCTGCGCCAAGATAGTTTCAGCATTCCTGTGGTTGTTCTCGCTCCTCACTATTCTTCCCATGGCGCTTCACTTCTCAGCAGAACGAGGCCTGTGTATACCAGACCTTGTTTCAGACACCTGGTGGCTCGGCGTCCTCTCTTACACCTTCGTCATGGGCTTTGCTTTGCCGTTCACCGTCATGACGGTGTCCTACACGGTGCTGCTGCTCACCTTGAAGTCCAAGCGGCTCCAAGCTACAACACCAAACCACGAGAGCCAACGGCTGGAGAAACAGGTCACCAAGATGGTGGTCGCAGTGGTGGTTGTGTTCGGCATGTGCTGGCTGCCGTTTTACACCTTCAACTTCTGTTCCCTGTATCAAACTGGCCTGGTCCTCACCTTTGCCCGGGCTTTTGAGGTTGTGGTCCTGCTGTCGTACTCATGGAGCTGCGCTAACCCCATCCTCTACGCCTGCCTCTCTGATACCTTCAGGAGGCATTTCCGCACCCTCCTCTGCCCTGCCACCAAGTCAACTCCCAGCATGCAGTGCAACACTGAACGGTATGACCTAAATGACACAGGTGTGCAGAATGTCACAATTCTGGcatag